One Helianthus annuus cultivar XRQ/B chromosome 12, HanXRQr2.0-SUNRISE, whole genome shotgun sequence genomic region harbors:
- the LOC110894365 gene encoding receptor-like protein kinase HERK 1, with amino-acid sequence MKTMPSIEDVKHLQIPLREISLATNGFAKENFIGEGGFGPVYKGISKKHGSIAVKRLVYRQMRGQGDHQFKTEIALLSKYKHENIVSLRGFCDEEGEKILVYRYEINGSLDKHLNNENLTWIQRLWICLDAARGLQYLHDNVGSQLGIFHRDVKSPNILLDEGWKAKISDFGLSRARPANMQASFLISYPCGTEGYIDPDYNNNCYLTQKSDVYSFGVVLWEVLCGRLAYVPSYNDDRRSLAVWVEKHYARGMLDKIIPSYLHKQMNTDSLRMFSKIAYQCLKNREERPTMKEVVYQLQEAIDHQLCFIKKPEEEAKPSIGEKEKGEDSRDPAPCPSQQQQEIVLSIYMHCQSCARDVKRCLKGFEGVEDVVTDCETHTVVVKGEKVDPLKVLERIKMKSHRNVELLSPSLTEGLNELELSKSEEKKYEVKNLEEGEKEVEEAKPAFGDEEMVKGSKDQLPPPSPQEIVLNVFMDCEGCAKKVRRCLKGFEGVEDVVTDCETQKVVVKGRKVDPLKVLERVQKICHQKVELLPEVQKPLRDEPKKPKQEKPRKQGWKSWF; translated from the exons ATGAAGACCATGCCTTCCATTGAAGATGTGAAGCACTTGCAGATTCCTCTTCGGGAGATATCATTGGCGACAAATGGATTTGCAAAAGAGAATTTCATTGGAGAAGGTGGATTTGGGCCTGTGTACAAAGGCATATCCAAAAAACACGGCTCCATCGCGGTGAAGCGGTTGGTGTATAGGCAAATGCGTGGGCAAGGAGATCACCAGTTTAAGACGGAGATTGCATTGCTTTCAaaatataaacatgaaaatattgtctcTCTTCGTGGTTTCTGTGACGAAGAAGGCGAGAAGATTCTTGTTTATAGGTATGAAATCAACGGGAGTCTTGACAAGCATTTAAACAACGAAAATCTAACCTGGATCCAACGCCTATGGATTTGCCTAGATGCTGCCCGTGGGTTACAATACCTTCACGATAACGTTGGGTCTCAACTTGGAATCTTCCACCGCGACGTGAAAAGCCCCAATATCCTTTTGgatgaaggctggaaggcaaaaATTTCAGATTTTGGGTTGTCAAGAGCACGCCCTGCCAATATGCAGGCTAGCTTTCTTATCTCGTATCCGTGTGGCACAGAAGGATATATTGATCCAGACTACAATAACAACTGTTATCTCACCCAAAAATCTGACGTCTACTCCTTTGGGGTCGTATTGTGGGAAGTTTTGTGTGGAAGGCTCGCATATGTTCCATCATACAATGATGACCGTCGATCTTTAGCTGTTTGGGTTGAAAAACATTACGCAAGGGGAATGTTAGACAAGATCATTCCTTCCTATTTACACAAGCAGATGAACACAGATTCATTACGTATGTTTTCAAAGATTGCCTATCAATGTTTGAAGAACAGAGAAGAACGCCCAACAATGAAGGAGGTCGTGTATCAGTTACAAGAAGCTATTGATCATCAACTA TGTTTTATAAAGAAGCCGGAGGAAGAAGCAAAGCCGAGCATTGGAGAGAAGGAAAAGGGAGAGGATTCAAGAGACCCGGCACCATGTCCCTCACAACAACAACAAGAGATTGTTTTGAGCATTTACATGCATTGTCAAAGTTGTGCTAGAGATGTCAAGCGATGTCTCAAAGGCTTTGAGG GCGTTGAAGATGTTGTTACGGACTGTGAGACTCATACGGTTGTGGTTAAGGGAGAAAAAGTTGATCCGTTGAAGGTTCTAGAAAGAATTAAGATGAAAAGTCACCGAAATGTTGAGCTTCTATCACCATCACTAACGGAGGGGCTCAATGAACTAGAGCTTTCTAAATCAGAAGAGAAGAAATATGAG GTAAAGAATCTGGAGGAGGGAGAGAAAGAGGTCGAAGAAGCAAAACCGGCTTTCGGAGATGAGGAAATGGTAAAGGGGTCAAAAGACCAGCTACCACCTCCCTCGCCGCAAGAGATTGTTTTGAATGTATTCATGGATTGCGAAGGTTGTGCTAAAAAAGTCCGACGATGCCTTAAAGGCTTTGAGG gCGTTGAAGATGTTGTGACGGATTGTGAGACACAAAAGGTTGTAGTAAAGGGAAGAAAAGTAGATCCACTGAAGGTTCTAGAAAGAGTCCAAAAGATATGCCACCAAAAAGTTGAGCTTCTACCGGAGGTCCAAAAACCATTGAGAGATGAGCCCAAGAAGCCGAAGCAAGAAAAACCTCGAAAACAG GGATGGAAGTCTTGGTTCTAA